The sequence TTGCCAGGGGGGATTACGGCAAAAGCGCTTTAATGTCACTGGGCATGACTGACGTTCAGGCAGAACAGTTCCAACGCTTTGATCGGAAAATAGTGGAAGAAACGCTGTGCTGGCTGTCGCAGCCCGATCGCCATATGGTGACCTGCATTGATAAAAGATACCCGTTTTTACTCGCCAATATCAGTTCCCCTCCGCTGTTGCTGTTTGTTGCGGGCGATCCCGCTTTATTGGCATCGCCGCAAATCGCTATCGTCGGCAGCCGCAGTAATAGCGCCTATGGAGAGCAGTGGGGGCAGTTCTTTGCGCAGGAACTGGCGGTAAATAACCTGACCATCACCAGCGGGCTGGCGGTCGGGATCGATGGTATCGCACACCGGGCGTCACTCGAAGCCGGGGGAAAAACGGTCGCGGTGTTAGGCAGCGGGCTGGCTCATATCTACCCTCGGCGTCATCACCGACTTGCCGAGCGCATTCTCGAACAGGGCGGCGCAGTGGTGTCCGAATTCCCGCTGGAGACACGGCCATTGCCGACGAACTTCCCAAGAAGAAATCGCATTATCAGTGGGTTGAGCATGGGCGTATTGGTGGTGGAGGCATCCATGCGCAGTGGGTCGCTGGTGACGGCCCGCTATGCGTTGGAACAAGGGCGGGAAGTATTTGCCTTACCCGGGCCGATAGGCAACCCGATGACGCAGGGAACGCACTGGCTGATTCAACAGGGCGCCTACCTTGTCACCCATCCTAAAAATATTGTCGAACAGTTAATGAGTGAGCTGAAATGGCTTCCTGCAACGGCGGATCAAACTATTTCTGCCGTGGAAGAGGATGTTGAATTGCCATTTGCTGATGTGTTGGCTAACGTAGGAGATGAGGTTACACCTGTTGACGTTGTCGCTGAACGTGCCGGCCAACCTGTGCCAGAGATAGTGGGTAAACTATTGGAACTGGAGTTAGCAGGATGGATCGCAGCAGTACCCGGCGGCTATGTCCGATTAAGGAGGGCAGGCCATGTTCGACGTACTCATGTACTTGTTTGAAACTTATATCCACAATGAAACTGAAATGCGTGTCGATCAGGATTCGTTGACTGATGACCTCACCCGTGCTGGATTTGATCGTAATGATATCTACAGCGCGCTGAGTTGGCTGGAAAAACTGGCTGACATACAGGAAGGGCAGAATACGCCGCTCAATCTGGCGCACGACCCGCTGGCGATGCGTATCTATACGCAGGATGAAGAGTTGCGTCTTGATGCGGAGTGCCGTGGTTTTTTATTATTTCTCGAACAGATTCAGGTCTTGAATCTGGAAACGCGCGAGATGGTGATCGACCGGGTGATGGCGCTTGATACACAAGATTTTGATCTGGAAGATCTTAAATGGGTCATTCTGATGGTGCTTTTCAATGTCCCCGGATGTGAGAACGCTTACCAGCAAATGGAAGAACTTTTGTTTGAGGAAAATGACGGTTATGTGCAATAGCCTGGAGCGTAATAGGTAAGGAATGGCTAAAACCGTACTTTTTGCCGACAAAAAACAAGAGCTTTGCCCGGAATGCGGGTCAGCGCTGGTTATCCGTTCCGGCCGGCACGTGCCTTTTCTTGGCTGCTCGCGTTACCCTGAATGTGAATTTATTCGTCCGCTAAAGGCACAGGCGGACGGTCACGTGGTCAAGGTGCTGGATGGACAGCTCTGCCCGCGCTGCCAGTCGACTTTGGTGCTGAGGCAAGGGCGCTACGGCATGTTTATCGGCTGTGAAAATTATCCGCAGTGTAATCACACCGAGGTGATCGATCGCCCTGATGAAACCGCGTTGAGCTGTCCGCAATGTCGTAAGGGAACGCTGCTACAGCGCAAGTCGCGCTATGGCAAAGTTTTTCATGCCTGCGATCGTTACCCTGAGTGCCAGTTTACCCTTAATAACAAACCGGTAGCCGGAGAGTGTCCCCACTGCGGCTATCCTTTACTTATCGAAAAGAAAACGGCGAAGGGCATCAGGCTGCTTTGCGCCAGCAAATTATGTGGAAAATCGGCGACGGCCGAAGTTGATAACAATGAATAATGCCTCTGATGATTTACTGGTTCCTGTATTGCAGGCGCTGCGCAACGAAGAAGTCATCGCCTATCCCACCGAAGCGGTATTTGGCCTGGGATGCGATCCGGATAGTGAAACGGCGGTAAACCGTTTATTGGCGCTAAAACGGCGTTCGTGGCGCAAGGGGCTGATTCTGATTGCCGCCGATTATCAGCAACTGGCGCCGTATGTGGATGATAGCGCGCTGTCCGACGCGCAAAAAAACGCCATGTTTTCCAGTTGGCCCGGGCCCGTTACCTGGGTTATTCCGGCCAGACCCACCACGCCAACGTGGCTTACCGGGCAATTTAGCTCGCTGGCGGTGCGGGTCAGCGCACATCCATTGGTGAAAAAATTGTGTGTCGGTTATGGCAAGCCGCTGGTTTCAACCAGCGCCAATTTGAGCGGCCTGCCGCCTTGTCGTTCGGAGCAGGAAATCCATCAGCAGTTTGGCGTTGATTTCCCTGTCCTGCACGGACAGGTAGGTGGAAGGGTAAACCCTTCCGAGATTAGAGATGTTTTAACCGGTAAACTGTTGCGCCAGGGGTAACCTGGAGATTGGAGAGTTGGGTGTCTGAGATAATGTCTTTTGCTGTTTTTGGTAATCCAATTGCGCACAGTAAGTCACCGCGTATACATGAGTTGTTTGCTTCTCAAGCGGGCATTGCGCTGACCTATCAGCGCGTACTGGCGCCCGTGGATAATTTTGAAGCGGAGTTGCATCGTTATTTCAGCGAGGGAGCCAGCGGGGCGAATATCACGGCGCCGTTTAAAGAGCGGGCTTTTGCCGTGGCGGATGAACGCAGCGAACGAGCGTCGCTTGCCGGCGCGGTTAATACCTTAAAGAAACTGAGCGACGGACGTCTATTTGGCGATAATACCGACGGCATCGGTTTATTAAGCGATCTGCAGCGGCTGGGTCTGGTAAAGCCAGGGGACCGTGTTTTACTGCTTGGTGCGGGCGGCGCGGCGCGCGGGGTTATCCAGCCATTGCTGACTTATGG comes from Brenneria nigrifluens DSM 30175 = ATCC 13028 and encodes:
- the dprA gene encoding DNA-protecting protein DprA; the encoded protein is MLSTEIWLRLMGVRYLGARRAGAMAGELIARGDYGKSALMSLGMTDVQAEQFQRFDRKIVEETLCWLSQPDRHMVTCIDKRYPFLLANISSPPLLLFVAGDPALLASPQIAIVGSRSNSAYGEQWGQFFAQELAVNNLTITSGLAVGIDGIAHRASLEAGGKTVAVLGSGLAHIYPRRHHRLAERILEQGGAVVSEFPLETRPLPTNFPRRNRIISGLSMGVLVVEASMRSGSLVTARYALEQGREVFALPGPIGNPMTQGTHWLIQQGAYLVTHPKNIVEQLMSELKWLPATADQTISAVEEDVELPFADVLANVGDEVTPVDVVAERAGQPVPEIVGKLLELELAGWIAAVPGGYVRLRRAGHVRRTHVLV
- a CDS encoding DUF494 family protein, which translates into the protein MFDVLMYLFETYIHNETEMRVDQDSLTDDLTRAGFDRNDIYSALSWLEKLADIQEGQNTPLNLAHDPLAMRIYTQDEELRLDAECRGFLLFLEQIQVLNLETREMVIDRVMALDTQDFDLEDLKWVILMVLFNVPGCENAYQQMEELLFEENDGYVQ
- a CDS encoding DNA topoisomerase family protein produces the protein MAKTVLFADKKQELCPECGSALVIRSGRHVPFLGCSRYPECEFIRPLKAQADGHVVKVLDGQLCPRCQSTLVLRQGRYGMFIGCENYPQCNHTEVIDRPDETALSCPQCRKGTLLQRKSRYGKVFHACDRYPECQFTLNNKPVAGECPHCGYPLLIEKKTAKGIRLLCASKLCGKSATAEVDNNE
- the tsaC gene encoding L-threonylcarbamoyladenylate synthase type 1 TsaC → MNNASDDLLVPVLQALRNEEVIAYPTEAVFGLGCDPDSETAVNRLLALKRRSWRKGLILIAADYQQLAPYVDDSALSDAQKNAMFSSWPGPVTWVIPARPTTPTWLTGQFSSLAVRVSAHPLVKKLCVGYGKPLVSTSANLSGLPPCRSEQEIHQQFGVDFPVLHGQVGGRVNPSEIRDVLTGKLLRQG
- the aroE gene encoding shikimate dehydrogenase encodes the protein MSEIMSFAVFGNPIAHSKSPRIHELFASQAGIALTYQRVLAPVDNFEAELHRYFSEGASGANITAPFKERAFAVADERSERASLAGAVNTLKKLSDGRLFGDNTDGIGLLSDLQRLGLVKPGDRVLLLGAGGAARGVIQPLLTYGCSVVLANRTFSRADGLVQLFRSVGDIRAMRFDQLSGQVFDLVINATSSGIYDSVPTIPAELIAADTRCYDMFYLSETTPFLAWCVQHGAVKYADGLGMLVGQAAHAFKLWHGIMPDVNPVIDTLKRELAR